A single region of the Oceanotoga teriensis genome encodes:
- a CDS encoding ABC transporter ATP-binding protein — MSFTVIAENLEKKFIIKKKKLFKKTEKKELKAVKDISFQIKKGEIFGLLGPNGAGKTTTIKMLSGLLKPSNGKIFLNNIDVNKEPLKALKNIGTVLAGDRSVYWKLTARENLEYFAALYGYNGKEGKKRTQYILNKIDLEDRADELVEKYSTGMKQKVALGKALIPDAPVVLLDEPTLGLDPQAALNLRKIILNLKDEGKTILLTTHYMEEADFLSDRIAIIDNGEIIAIDTPEKLKKSLNETKKIKFKITNYSKKLEKELNQIKNIKNLMYKYDANEEKHIIIIHQNNGHEIIDDVLNILNTNNSKILSMNIKETTLEDVFLNITGKNLKN; from the coding sequence ATGTCATTCACTGTAATAGCCGAAAATTTAGAAAAAAAATTCATCATCAAAAAGAAAAAATTATTTAAAAAAACAGAAAAAAAAGAACTTAAAGCTGTAAAAGATATAAGTTTTCAAATAAAAAAAGGAGAAATATTTGGCCTCTTAGGTCCAAATGGGGCTGGAAAAACAACTACTATAAAAATGCTCTCTGGTTTATTAAAACCTTCCAATGGGAAAATTTTTCTAAACAATATAGATGTAAATAAAGAACCTTTAAAAGCATTAAAAAATATAGGAACAGTTTTAGCAGGAGATAGAAGCGTATATTGGAAATTAACGGCAAGAGAAAATCTTGAATATTTTGCTGCATTATATGGTTATAACGGAAAAGAAGGTAAAAAAAGAACTCAATATATTTTAAATAAAATAGATTTAGAAGATAGAGCTGATGAATTAGTAGAAAAATATTCTACAGGAATGAAACAAAAAGTTGCACTAGGAAAAGCTTTAATTCCAGATGCTCCTGTAGTTTTATTAGATGAACCGACTTTAGGTTTGGATCCTCAAGCAGCTTTAAATTTAAGAAAAATAATTTTAAATTTAAAAGATGAAGGAAAAACCATACTATTAACAACACATTATATGGAAGAAGCAGATTTTTTATCTGACAGAATAGCAATAATAGACAACGGTGAAATAATTGCAATCGATACTCCAGAAAAATTAAAGAAATCTTTAAATGAAACTAAAAAAATAAAATTTAAAATTACTAATTATTCAAAAAAATTAGAAAAAGAATTAAATCAAATAAAAAACATAAAAAATCTCATGTATAAATACGATGCAAATGAAGAAAAACATATAATAATTATTCATCAAAATAATGGTCATGAAATTATAGATGATGTATTAAACATATTAAATACTAATAATTCCAAAATTTTAAGCATGAATATAAAAGAAACAACACTTGAAGATGTTTTCTTAAATATAACTGGAAAAAACCTAAAAAATTAA
- a CDS encoding SLC13 family permease, with translation MFYEIVSIGVFIFVMIAIITHKINRTTASMLGALIVIIIGVFEDQMDAFTDYIDFNTIFLLLGMMIFVNVLKKRNIFTFIGVYTLKKVGHSVKSLYFILILLVALISSVIDNVTTILIFIPISLAICDSLDLEYFPLILAEIFASNIGGTATIIGDPPNIMIASAADISFVDFSKVMFPLSLINLLALVGFVFFVFRKELNKKIESKVIDSMEFESLIENKKEFVLSFILLILVILLFVFQHQLNLEACIIAMIAAFFSLFLLERHDIDHILKEVEWESILFFMGLFIITGALEETGVLSFLADKLIGLTSLSSDVFLGLLLIISSSISGFLDNIPFTAAVIPVIENLIKLSPKINFNIWYYLSAGACVGGNMTSIGASANIIALALLYQFKGMKVSFGRFLKYGFFIVLINIIISYIYFKIIF, from the coding sequence ATGTTTTATGAGATTGTTTCTATAGGAGTATTTATCTTTGTAATGATTGCCATAATAACCCATAAAATAAATAGAACTACTGCTTCAATGTTGGGGGCTCTTATTGTTATTATTATAGGAGTTTTTGAAGATCAGATGGATGCTTTTACTGATTATATTGATTTTAACACTATATTTCTTTTATTAGGCATGATGATTTTTGTCAATGTTCTAAAAAAAAGAAATATTTTTACTTTTATAGGGGTATATACTTTAAAAAAAGTTGGGCATAGTGTTAAGAGCTTGTATTTTATTTTAATATTATTAGTTGCTTTGATTTCAAGCGTTATTGATAATGTTACTACTATACTTATATTTATTCCAATTTCATTGGCCATTTGTGATTCTTTAGATTTAGAATATTTTCCTTTAATATTGGCAGAAATATTTGCTTCTAATATTGGAGGAACAGCTACTATTATAGGGGATCCACCTAATATTATGATAGCTTCAGCAGCCGATATTTCTTTTGTGGATTTTTCAAAAGTTATGTTTCCTTTATCTTTAATAAATTTGTTGGCTTTAGTGGGATTTGTTTTTTTTGTTTTTAGAAAAGAATTAAATAAGAAAATAGAATCAAAAGTTATTGATAGTATGGAATTTGAAAGTTTGATTGAAAATAAAAAAGAATTTGTTTTATCTTTTATACTTTTAATATTAGTTATTTTATTATTTGTTTTTCAACATCAGTTGAATTTAGAAGCATGTATAATTGCAATGATAGCAGCGTTTTTTTCATTGTTTTTATTAGAAAGACATGACATAGATCATATATTAAAAGAGGTTGAATGGGAAAGTATTTTATTTTTTATGGGATTGTTTATAATAACGGGAGCTCTTGAAGAAACTGGAGTGTTATCTTTTTTAGCAGATAAATTAATTGGATTAACTTCATTGTCTTCAGATGTTTTCTTAGGACTTTTATTGATAATATCATCATCAATTTCTGGATTTCTTGATAATATCCCTTTTACAGCAGCTGTTATTCCTGTTATTGAGAATCTTATAAAATTGAGTCCAAAGATAAACTTTAATATATGGTATTATTTATCTGCTGGGGCTTGTGTAGGAGGTAATATGACTTCTATAGGTGCTTCTGCAAATATAATTGCTTTGGCCTTATTATACCAGTTTAAAGGTATGAAAGTTTCTTTTGGAAGATTTTTAAAATATGGGTTTTTTATAGTTTTAATAAATATTATTATATCTTATATTTATTTTAAAATTATATTTTGA
- a CDS encoding ABC transporter permease gives MNRLKTIYAVFKSQFIILIRYPTWIIQLLFWPLIFPLIYILSAIGLSGPDNSGLKNFQNITGTDNYIAYIIIGTITWMWVNMLLWTFGTYLREEQMLGTLESNWLTPTKKFDFLIGAGLISLFIALITNIIAIAEYILIYRIQFQAPILMWFVIFLIMMPGAFGIGSIFASIVLWAKEAGAMVNIARGIIMIVCGITFPISVIPDWLQMISKIIPITHGIEAARLIMLNGYTLKEASSPIFKTIIIGIIYIIIGRLFFAFTEYKAKTTGSFDRY, from the coding sequence ATGAACAGACTAAAAACAATATATGCCGTATTCAAAAGTCAATTTATAATTCTAATAAGATATCCAACTTGGATAATACAACTTTTATTTTGGCCTTTAATATTTCCTTTAATATATATATTAAGTGCCATAGGCTTATCTGGTCCAGATAATTCCGGATTAAAAAATTTTCAAAACATTACTGGAACAGATAATTATATAGCTTATATAATAATTGGAACTATTACTTGGATGTGGGTTAACATGCTACTTTGGACTTTTGGAACATACTTAAGAGAAGAACAAATGCTTGGAACTTTAGAATCTAATTGGTTAACTCCTACAAAAAAATTTGATTTTTTAATTGGTGCAGGATTAATATCACTTTTTATAGCTTTAATAACAAATATAATAGCAATAGCGGAATATATTTTGATATATAGAATACAATTCCAAGCACCAATTTTAATGTGGTTTGTAATATTTTTAATAATGATGCCAGGAGCATTTGGAATAGGAAGTATCTTTGCAAGTATAGTTCTATGGGCAAAAGAAGCAGGGGCTATGGTGAATATAGCAAGAGGTATAATAATGATAGTTTGTGGAATAACTTTTCCAATATCTGTAATTCCTGATTGGCTTCAAATGATATCAAAAATAATACCAATTACTCATGGAATAGAAGCAGCAAGACTAATAATGTTAAATGGTTATACTTTAAAAGAAGCTTCCTCTCCAATATTTAAAACTATAATTATTGGAATAATATATATAATTATAGGAAGATTATTTTTTGCATTTACAGAATATAAAGCCAAAACAACGGGTTCATTTGATAGATATTAA
- a CDS encoding SGNH/GDSL hydrolase family protein yields the protein MFKKNETLLFIGDSITDSGATYKEPDEIGNGFVRHINDFLKIKNPEKKLNIINKGIGGNKSIDLLKRWEKDVIKENPDLLFIFIGTNEILGKYFEDPFISDIDIFELNLINMIEQTNKKTNIKLMNLIPYTKKIKNQFLFGKDLYSKENLEIIKYNKTIEKIANHYNLTYINLYEDFKKLDDLDIDLTIDGIHPNSKGHMLIFTKILKTLKKEIYI from the coding sequence ATGTTTAAAAAAAATGAAACTCTTTTATTCATAGGAGATAGTATAACCGATTCTGGAGCAACTTACAAGGAACCTGATGAAATTGGTAATGGATTCGTTAGACATATAAATGATTTCTTAAAAATAAAAAATCCAGAAAAAAAATTAAACATAATAAATAAAGGAATCGGGGGAAATAAAAGTATAGATTTATTAAAAAGATGGGAAAAAGACGTAATAAAAGAAAATCCTGATTTATTATTTATATTTATAGGAACAAATGAAATACTTGGAAAATACTTTGAAGATCCGTTTATAAGCGATATTGATATATTTGAATTAAATTTAATAAATATGATAGAACAAACCAATAAAAAAACAAATATAAAATTGATGAATTTAATACCTTATACAAAAAAAATAAAAAATCAATTTTTATTTGGAAAAGATCTTTATTCAAAAGAAAATTTAGAAATAATAAAATATAATAAAACAATAGAAAAAATAGCAAATCATTACAATTTAACATATATTAATCTATATGAAGATTTTAAAAAATTAGATGATTTAGACATAGATCTAACAATAGATGGAATACATCCAAATTCAAAAGGTCATATGTTAATATTCACAAAAATATTAAAGACCTTAAAAAAGGAGATATATATATGA
- a CDS encoding DUF4491 family protein: MSFEGILIGFFAFIIIGIFHPIVIKTEYYFGKKTWPIFLILGIIFIIISIFINNTLISSMISITGFSCLWSIHEIIEQEERVKKGWFPKNPNKKN, encoded by the coding sequence ATGAGTTTTGAAGGAATTCTCATAGGTTTTTTTGCTTTTATAATCATAGGTATATTTCATCCAATAGTAATAAAAACAGAATATTATTTTGGGAAAAAAACTTGGCCAATTTTTCTAATATTAGGAATAATATTCATAATAATTTCAATATTTATAAACAACACTTTAATCTCTTCAATGATATCTATAACTGGTTTTTCATGTCTTTGGAGTATACATGAAATAATAGAACAAGAAGAAAGAGTAAAAAAGGGTTGGTTCCCCAAAAATCCTAACAAAAAAAATTAA
- a CDS encoding inorganic diphosphatase yields MKEMTVDVFIEIPKGSRNKYEYDKENKLIRFDRMLFSSMHYPTDYGFIPNTLSLDGDPIDVLVLVWESTFPGCVIEAVPIGMFMMEDEKGPDEKILCVPKKDPLWNHIENLSEVPSHFLAEIEHFFSVYKELEEKKVKTDGWKSKEAAIQAIKDGFERYKKANK; encoded by the coding sequence ATGAAAGAAATGACAGTTGATGTATTTATAGAAATACCAAAAGGAAGCAGAAATAAATATGAATATGATAAAGAAAACAAATTAATAAGATTTGATAGAATGTTATTTTCATCTATGCATTATCCAACTGATTACGGATTTATACCAAATACATTATCTTTAGATGGCGACCCAATAGATGTTTTAGTATTAGTATGGGAAAGTACTTTTCCAGGTTGCGTAATCGAAGCTGTACCAATTGGAATGTTCATGATGGAAGATGAAAAAGGTCCTGATGAAAAAATACTATGTGTTCCTAAAAAAGATCCTTTATGGAATCATATAGAAAATCTTTCTGAAGTTCCTTCTCATTTTTTAGCTGAAATAGAACATTTCTTTTCTGTATACAAAGAATTAGAAGAAAAAAAGGTAAAAACAGATGGCTGGAAAAGCAAAGAAGCAGCAATTCAAGCTATAAAAGATGGCTTTGAAAGATATAAAAAAGCAAACAAATAA